In the Bacteroidota bacterium genome, one interval contains:
- a CDS encoding glycosyltransferase has protein sequence MKILISGSFWHGSLEESYAQAFESLGWTVLRFDWDEFARAHPLAKVAFGDRLLRLRIADRVGNWLISEIESRQPDIVLVIKGRFIHPNVIHRAKEILGTRPIVNFNPDSPWEKLNSSQRLLAAIPMYNFHFTWNSHLKDRFAAAGAKSIEFLPFAYDPALHRPIEDSETRPQFDAVFLGTFSPDRDKLLSHLVGCNIAIWGNGWEKSMHVPKQWLQGKAIYGAEATRMQSLAPIALNILRAQNEGSHNMRTFEIPATRHAMLTTRSAEQSQWFAEGSEMECYASPEELLQKILLLSRDSERARRIAEAGHRRVREETYAKRARTILDALGFAK, from the coding sequence ATGAAGATTCTAATATCCGGCTCGTTCTGGCATGGCTCTCTTGAGGAAAGCTACGCGCAGGCATTCGAGAGCCTTGGCTGGACAGTGCTACGGTTTGACTGGGACGAGTTCGCCCGTGCCCATCCACTCGCAAAGGTGGCTTTCGGTGACAGGCTCCTTCGATTGCGAATTGCCGATCGGGTAGGGAATTGGCTGATAAGTGAGATCGAATCCCGACAACCCGATATTGTCCTTGTGATCAAGGGTAGATTCATACATCCGAACGTAATTCATCGCGCCAAAGAAATTCTTGGTACAAGACCCATCGTGAATTTTAACCCTGATAGTCCCTGGGAAAAGCTGAATTCTTCGCAGCGGCTTTTGGCGGCGATTCCAATGTACAATTTTCACTTTACATGGAACAGCCACCTAAAGGATCGCTTTGCGGCCGCTGGTGCGAAGTCGATCGAGTTTCTGCCATTTGCTTACGATCCGGCACTTCACCGGCCCATCGAGGATAGCGAAACCAGGCCACAATTCGACGCGGTATTTCTTGGCACATTTTCTCCGGACCGCGATAAACTGTTGAGCCATCTGGTGGGTTGTAATATCGCGATCTGGGGCAATGGCTGGGAGAAATCGATGCACGTCCCGAAGCAATGGCTGCAAGGAAAAGCAATCTACGGTGCGGAAGCGACACGGATGCAGAGTCTCGCCCCGATAGCGCTGAATATCCTACGGGCGCAGAACGAGGGCAGCCACAATATGCGGACATTCGAAATCCCAGCAACGCGACATGCAATGCTCACGACGCGCTCTGCCGAGCAGAGTCAGTGGTTTGCCGAGGGTTCTGAGATGGAGTGCTACGCCAGTCCAGAGGAGTTGTTGCAGAAGATTCTTCTTCTGAGTCGCGACTCCGAACGGGCGCGAAGGAT
- a CDS encoding glycosyltransferase, whose translation MRVTVSAAGRFHAFNLVQQLFRRGHLTRFITTTLNDRLLPNRRLPAELQGNADFLQQVVQIPLPEYLGFALRKLPVSDAQSLSYFVKDNIYDRRAAQSIPQSDLFVGWASQSLFQLREAKSRGARTIIERGSTHITEQYRLIEEERKRFGVAAPNRSRWDRLLEEKQLKEYHEADYIMVPSEFARTSFLARGFSAEKILKIRYGVDLGRFRPAQATGSSAIPTILFVGAIGFQKGMPYLLEAIQSLRASGVKLRLKLIGRMERDFESWLSHSPLRKEINEHIPFVANHELLQHFYSAQVFCLPSIQEGLALVIAEAMACGLPVIATENTGGREFIEDGRSGLIVPPSDSQAIAASVRSLIDDPARSSHIGQAAAEASNLFGWDAYGDAIERTYRMILDTVPPSSKEDGDEIASFYDEYWNRDSGWTPKHSFSQEMLDLHFKNAFKPTDKVLDVGCGDASNYQSWLVNQVSKLSAIDISNRGVANARRMGLDARVHDLSKPFPYPDASFNGAVCIEVLEHLYDPKFTVSEIFRVLAPGGLFVASVPNNGYFRERLRALTRAELSTSISDFSNEWKGAHIRFYSLQSFRRMLEVCGFEIESVRSNGDASIFDGLDALGGYGMQHATTLLRRKLPRFARLAFLENVWPSLFAPHIIVRARKAR comes from the coding sequence ATGCGTGTAACCGTTAGTGCCGCCGGACGCTTTCACGCGTTCAACCTTGTCCAGCAATTATTTCGGCGTGGACACCTGACTCGCTTTATCACGACGACGCTCAACGATAGGCTATTGCCCAATCGTCGTCTCCCCGCAGAGCTTCAAGGTAATGCAGACTTCCTGCAGCAGGTCGTACAAATTCCGCTACCGGAATATCTCGGTTTCGCGCTCCGAAAGTTGCCGGTCTCGGATGCGCAATCACTCTCATATTTCGTGAAGGATAATATCTATGATCGGCGCGCGGCGCAATCCATACCGCAGTCCGATCTCTTCGTCGGATGGGCAAGCCAATCGCTGTTTCAATTGCGAGAGGCAAAATCGCGAGGGGCTCGCACGATTATCGAGCGCGGCTCCACCCATATCACGGAGCAATATCGACTGATCGAGGAGGAGCGCAAGCGATTTGGTGTTGCTGCACCCAATCGCTCACGATGGGATCGACTCCTTGAAGAGAAGCAACTCAAAGAGTACCACGAAGCGGACTACATCATGGTACCGAGCGAGTTTGCGCGCACGAGCTTTCTTGCCCGCGGATTTTCTGCAGAAAAGATCCTTAAGATCCGCTATGGAGTCGATTTGGGCCGCTTTCGTCCGGCCCAAGCGACTGGCTCGTCGGCTATCCCAACAATTCTGTTTGTCGGAGCCATCGGGTTCCAGAAGGGGATGCCATACTTATTGGAGGCTATCCAATCGCTCCGCGCGAGCGGAGTGAAATTGCGGCTGAAGCTCATCGGCCGCATGGAGCGCGACTTTGAATCGTGGCTCTCGCATAGTCCATTACGAAAGGAGATCAACGAGCATATCCCGTTTGTCGCAAACCACGAATTGCTCCAGCATTTTTATTCCGCCCAAGTCTTCTGCCTGCCTTCGATTCAAGAGGGACTTGCGCTCGTAATCGCGGAAGCAATGGCGTGCGGATTGCCTGTCATTGCAACGGAGAATACTGGTGGTCGCGAGTTTATCGAGGATGGCAGAAGTGGCCTCATCGTTCCTCCGTCGGATTCACAGGCCATCGCGGCGTCGGTTCGATCGTTGATCGACGATCCGGCAAGATCCAGTCACATCGGCCAAGCTGCCGCGGAAGCCTCGAATTTGTTTGGGTGGGATGCATACGGCGATGCGATTGAGCGCACATACAGAATGATTCTCGATACTGTACCGCCCTCGTCAAAAGAAGACGGTGACGAGATCGCATCTTTCTATGACGAGTATTGGAACCGGGATAGCGGATGGACTCCGAAGCACTCGTTCTCGCAAGAGATGCTCGATCTCCATTTTAAAAACGCGTTCAAACCGACGGATAAGGTGCTCGATGTTGGGTGCGGTGATGCCTCTAACTATCAGTCCTGGCTCGTGAATCAGGTCTCGAAGCTTTCGGCAATTGACATCAGCAATAGGGGAGTGGCAAATGCCAGAAGAATGGGCCTCGACGCTCGCGTACACGATCTCTCAAAGCCGTTTCCATATCCTGACGCAAGTTTCAATGGCGCAGTGTGCATCGAGGTTCTCGAACATCTCTATGACCCAAAATTCACGGTCAGCGAAATCTTTCGCGTGCTAGCTCCGGGCGGGTTGTTCGTCGCCAGTGTCCCGAACAACGGTTATTTCCGTGAACGGCTGAGGGCGCTCACTCGCGCCGAGCTATCGACATCGATCTCGGACTTCTCGAATGAGTGGAAGGGTGCTCACATCCGTTTTTATAGCCTTCAATCATTTCGGAGAATGCTGGAAGTATGCGGATTCGAGATTGAATCCGTCCGTTCGAATGGGGATGCATCTATCTTCGACGGTTTGGATGCGCTCGGTGGCTACGGAATGCAACATGCGACAACTTTGCTCCGTCGCAAGCTGCCGCGCTTTGCGCGTCTGGCTTTTCTTGAAAATGTTTGGCCGTCACTCTTTGCCCCGCACATCATTGTTCGCGCGCGGAAGGCGAGATGA
- a CDS encoding biotin/lipoyl-containing protein has protein sequence MPNDRTLRIQLNGEWREIESPELAVEQLAPGHYLVRDGESLIEVFESNGKLGDGCSLDGVELYVESERERIIRERFGAFGAGPKGVAAGMHVVKAPMPGMIRSVNVRAGDIVERASTLVILEAMKMENNILAGAAGRIAIVHASEGKSVEKNAALVEIELS, from the coding sequence TTGCCTAACGATCGAACACTTCGCATCCAACTCAATGGTGAATGGCGCGAGATCGAGTCTCCGGAGCTTGCTGTCGAGCAACTCGCTCCGGGTCATTATCTCGTGCGAGACGGTGAGTCCCTGATCGAGGTCTTCGAGTCCAACGGCAAGTTGGGCGATGGTTGCTCGCTTGATGGTGTGGAACTGTACGTCGAGTCGGAGAGGGAGCGCATCATCCGCGAGCGTTTCGGCGCGTTTGGCGCCGGACCAAAGGGTGTGGCTGCAGGGATGCATGTTGTGAAGGCCCCGATGCCCGGCATGATCCGTTCCGTGAATGTACGCGCCGGCGACATTGTCGAGCGCGCTTCGACGCTCGTGATCCTCGAAGCAATGAAGATGGAGAATAATATTCTCGCAGGTGCTGCTGGACGCATTGCAATCGTCCACGCCAGCGAAGGGAAATCAGTAGAGAAGAACGCAGCCCTTGTCGAGATCGAGTTAAGCTAA